Proteins found in one Nerophis ophidion isolate RoL-2023_Sa linkage group LG21, RoL_Noph_v1.0, whole genome shotgun sequence genomic segment:
- the pef1 gene encoding peflin isoform X2 translates to MSYQYGQGYPGQTAPTAPHPSAPYGGAGVPPGGQYGPGPGPGQGGHYAPGPGQGGHYAPGPGQGGHYGPGQGGHYAPGPGGAPGGYGGQPHGAPYRHPAPSGNIPPGVNPEAHQWFQSVDTDHSGFINLKELKQALVNSNWSNFNDETCLMMINMFDKTRSGRMDLLSFSALWGFLQKWRALFQQYDRDRSGAISGTELHQALAQMGYNLSPQFSESLVRRYSVHPARPGIQLDRFIQACTQMESMTQFFREKDTSRTGNVRLNYEEFLSGAVTRLM, encoded by the exons ATGAGTTACCAGTACGGACAG GGCTATCCGGGACAAACCGCACCCACGGCTCCACACCCCTCTGCCCCATATGGAGGTGCAGGAGTCCCACCAGGAGGCCAATATGGACCTGGACCAGGACCAG gaCAAGGTGGGCACTATGCACCCGGACCAGGACAAGGTGGGCACTATGCACCCGGACCAGGACAAGGTGGGCACTATGGACCAGGACAAGGTGGTCACTATGCACCCGGACCAGGTGGTGCTCCAGGCGGTTACGGTGGACAACCTCATGGTGCTCCTTACAGGCACCCTGCTCCTTCAG GCAACATCCCTCCCGGTGTGAACCCTGAGGCCCACCAGTGGTTCCAGAGTGTGGACACGGACCACAGCGGCTTCATCAACTTGAAGGAGCTCAAGCAGGCGCTGGTCAACTCCAACTGGTCCAATTTTAACGATGAGACGTGCCTCATGATGATCA ACATGTTTGACAAGACCAGGTCAGGCCGCATGGACCTCCTGAGCTTCTCGGCCTTGTGGGGCTTCTTGCAAAAGTGGAGGGCGCTCTTCCAGCAATATGACCGGGACCGCTCCGGAGCTATCAGCGGCACGGAGCTACACCAAG CTCTCGCGCAGATGGGCTACAACCTGAGCCCCCAGTTTTCCGAGTCCCTGGTACGGCGCTACAGTGTCCACCCGGCACGTCCCGGCATCCAGCTGGACCGCTTCATCCAGGCGTGCACGCAGATGGAGAGCATGACGCAGTTCTTCAGGGAGAAAGACACGAGCAGGACGGGCAACGTGCGCCTCAACTACGAAGAGTTCCTATCGGGCGCCGTCACCAGGCTGATGTGA
- the pef1 gene encoding peflin isoform X1 produces MSYQYGQGYPGQTAPTAPHPSAPYGGAGVPPGGQYGPGPGPGGHYRPGPGQGGHYAPGPGQGGHYAPGPGQGGHYGPGQGGHYAPGPGGAPGGYGGQPHGAPYRHPAPSGNIPPGVNPEAHQWFQSVDTDHSGFINLKELKQALVNSNWSNFNDETCLMMINMFDKTRSGRMDLLSFSALWGFLQKWRALFQQYDRDRSGAISGTELHQALAQMGYNLSPQFSESLVRRYSVHPARPGIQLDRFIQACTQMESMTQFFREKDTSRTGNVRLNYEEFLSGAVTRLM; encoded by the exons ATGAGTTACCAGTACGGACAG GGCTATCCGGGACAAACCGCACCCACGGCTCCACACCCCTCTGCCCCATATGGAGGTGCAGGAGTCCCACCAGGAGGCCAATATGGACCTGGACCAGGACCAGGTGGGCACTATAGACCTGGACCAG gaCAAGGTGGGCACTATGCACCCGGACCAGGACAAGGTGGGCACTATGCACCCGGACCAGGACAAGGTGGGCACTATGGACCAGGACAAGGTGGTCACTATGCACCCGGACCAGGTGGTGCTCCAGGCGGTTACGGTGGACAACCTCATGGTGCTCCTTACAGGCACCCTGCTCCTTCAG GCAACATCCCTCCCGGTGTGAACCCTGAGGCCCACCAGTGGTTCCAGAGTGTGGACACGGACCACAGCGGCTTCATCAACTTGAAGGAGCTCAAGCAGGCGCTGGTCAACTCCAACTGGTCCAATTTTAACGATGAGACGTGCCTCATGATGATCA ACATGTTTGACAAGACCAGGTCAGGCCGCATGGACCTCCTGAGCTTCTCGGCCTTGTGGGGCTTCTTGCAAAAGTGGAGGGCGCTCTTCCAGCAATATGACCGGGACCGCTCCGGAGCTATCAGCGGCACGGAGCTACACCAAG CTCTCGCGCAGATGGGCTACAACCTGAGCCCCCAGTTTTCCGAGTCCCTGGTACGGCGCTACAGTGTCCACCCGGCACGTCCCGGCATCCAGCTGGACCGCTTCATCCAGGCGTGCACGCAGATGGAGAGCATGACGCAGTTCTTCAGGGAGAAAGACACGAGCAGGACGGGCAACGTGCGCCTCAACTACGAAGAGTTCCTATCGGGCGCCGTCACCAGGCTGATGTGA
- the smim12 gene encoding small integral membrane protein 12: MWPVFWTAMRTYAPYVTFPVAFLVGAVGYHLEWVVRGTPTPREERSILELREERTLREQAGTDGTQVLSLKDKLEFTPKAALNRNRPEES, from the coding sequence ATGTGGCCCGTATTCTGGACCGCCATGCGGACCTACGCTCCGTACGTcaccttccccgtggccttcctGGTCGGAGCGGTGGGCTACCACCTGGAGTGGGTGGTCAGAGGGACGCCCACACCCCGCGAGGAGAGGAGCATTCTAGAACTGCGGGAGGAGCGGACACTGCGGGAGCAAGCCGGGACGGACGGCACCCAGGTGCTCAGCCTCAAAGACAAACTGGAGTTCACTCCCAAAGCGGCTCTGAACAGGAACCGGCCTGAGGAGAGTTAA